In the genome of Ensifer sp. WSM1721, the window CTGCGGCATATGCGGAACCGACCGCCATCTCCTTCATGGCGAATTTCCGTCCATGCCGCCGGTCACGCTCGGGCACGAATTCTGCGGCATCGTCGTAAAGGCGGGCGACGCCGTTCGGGGCATCGCGCCCGGCGCCCGGATCACCGGCGATCCCAATATCTCCTGTGGCCGCTGTCCCCAATGTCAGGCGGGCCGGGTCAATCTTTGCCGTAGTCTGCGCGCGATCGGCATCCATCGCGACGGTGGCTTCGCCGAATACGTCCTGGTGCCGCAGAAGCAGGCTTTCGAGATCCCGCTTGGTCTTGATCCCGTGCATGGCGCCTTCTGCGAACCCCTCGCCTGTTGCCTGCACGGCATCGATACTTCGGGGATAAAAACGGGCTCGACGGTGGCAGTCCTCGGTGGCGGCGTGATCGGCCTCCTGACGGTTCAACTCGCGAGACTCGCCGGCGCGACGACGGTCATTCTCTCGACGCGCCAGGCAGCGAAGCGTCGTTTGGCGGAAGAGGTCGGCGCCACCGCGACCGTCGATCCGGTGGCCACTGACGTCGTCGAAGCGATCACCGGTCCTGCAGGTCTCGTCCCGGGAGGCGTCGATGTGGTGATCGAATGCGCCGGCGTCGCGGAAACGGTGCAGCAGTCGACACGGCTCGCCAAAGCGGGCGGTACGGTCGTGATCCTGGGCGTGTTGCCGCAGGGAGAAAAGGTC includes:
- a CDS encoding zinc-dependent alcohol dehydrogenase family protein encodes the protein MKAVRLESVGNISVRDIEVPEPGPDDLLVKVEACGICGTDRHLLHGEFPSMPPVTLGHEFCGIVVKAGDAVRGIAPGARITGDPNISCGRCPQCQAGRVNLCRSLRAIGIHRDGGFAEYVLVPQKQAFEIPLGLDPVHGAFCEPLACCLHGIDTSGIKTGSTVAVLGGGVIGLLTVQLARLAGATTVILSTRQAAKRRLAEEVGATATVDPVATDVVEAITGPAGLVPGGVDVVIECAGVAETVQQSTRLAKAGGTVVILGVLPQGEKVEIEPFDILFRELRVLGSFINPFVHRRAADLVASGAVEIDKLISRRISLDDAPDIISRPAAAGEVKVLVIPSIEQVA